The sequence below is a genomic window from Rudanella lutea DSM 19387.
ATGTGCCGAAACTCTTTCGGGTTGGCGAGCCGGAACCCGACCGAGATCAGAATAGCCGCCAAAGCTGCTACCGGAACCAGTTTGATCAACGGTACCAGTGCCACCACAAACACCAGCAAAAAAAGGCCGTGGAAGAAGTTGGCCCAGCGGGTTTTACCGCCGTTGTTGAGGTTGGCCGACGAGCGGGCTACTTCGGAAATCATGGGCAGGCCGCCCAGCAAAGCCGATACCATATTGCCAATACCAACGGCGGTTAGGTCAGCACTCAGGTTCGATTTGCGCTTGTACGGATCGAGCAGGTCGATGGCCTTGCCCGTCAGCAGGGATTCGAGCGAGCCAATGAGGGCAAACATGGCCAAATATTTCAGGGCAATGGGCAACAGGTCGCCGGTCCAGGCCCCAAAATCGACGTTGAGCGCCAGTTTAAACTCACCGGGGTTTACCAGCGGTTTAATATCACCATACTGCCGGGTATCGGAGAGATGGAAGTAAAGACCCAGTGCAATGGCCACGACCAATACAACCAGTGCGGGCGGAATGCGCTTGATAGCCGCGCTTTTGAGCATAGGCCAGCCAAACATAATCAGCAGACTCACAAACCCAATAACGGCCACATGCCACTCCATTGTGGCAATGCTATGGGGCACCATGGCAATCAGTTCGAGGGGTTCCTTGCCTTTCAGATCGGCCGGGTGCGCCCCTACAGCCAGGTGAATCTGCTTCGACATGATGATGATGCCGATGGCAGCCAGCATACCATGCACCGCCGAGAGCGGGAAAAAGTCGGCCAGTTTAGCCACTTTCAGCACCCCAAACAGCACCTGCACAACACCCGCCACCAGAATAACCCCCAGCGCCAGCTTCCAGCCAATCTCTACATTTCCCCGACCGAGCTCTTCGACCGCCCCAGCTACAATCACAATTAAACCAGCCGCCGGGCCTTTGATAGTCGGCTCGGAACCGGCAAAGAAAGCCACGACCATACCGCCCACGATTGCCGTCAGCACGCCCATAATTGGCGGGAAGTTACTGGCCGACGCAATGCCCAGACTAAGGGGCAGCGCAATGAGTGAAACGAGAAAACCAGACAGTAGGTCCGACTGCCAGTTTTGCGTTAAACCGGCAAATCCTTTAGCAGGCACATAATGTGTAGGGGCTTTGGAAGTGGTCTCCATTACGTCAATTTAGATGTATTCCGTTCGTAAATGCCCTGCAAGGTTCGGCCGGGCGAGTTAAGCCACCCTTAAGCCCATATTAAAAGGAGATTAATGAAAAAGGCGCTCCCTGCTTTCTGAACGGCTTCCCGGCTCGGTCTTTAATCACTTCTTAAACTCACCTTAAGTACTTTTTAACTGGTGCCGGTCACCTTTGCTCCCGTTCCTGGTATCAGGAAGTGCTAACGCCATACAACCGTTTATGGAAACAAACCACTCTGGGTTCGACGAACACCGGGTCATTCACAGCCTCAAGCACTACCTACCCGCCCAAGCCCCGCTGAAAGACTTTGTTCACCACAATACACTGCACTCGTTTCAGGATCGGCCGTTTTTCGACGCCATCCGGTCGGCATCTCAGGTGTTCGGTTACAAGGTATCACTGGCCCTCAATGAGTACCGGGCGATGTACAGCAGTGGGCAG
It includes:
- a CDS encoding SulP family inorganic anion transporter translates to METTSKAPTHYVPAKGFAGLTQNWQSDLLSGFLVSLIALPLSLGIASASNFPPIMGVLTAIVGGMVVAFFAGSEPTIKGPAAGLIVIVAGAVEELGRGNVEIGWKLALGVILVAGVVQVLFGVLKVAKLADFFPLSAVHGMLAAIGIIIMSKQIHLAVGAHPADLKGKEPLELIAMVPHSIATMEWHVAVIGFVSLLIMFGWPMLKSAAIKRIPPALVVLVVAIALGLYFHLSDTRQYGDIKPLVNPGEFKLALNVDFGAWTGDLLPIALKYLAMFALIGSLESLLTGKAIDLLDPYKRKSNLSADLTAVGIGNMVSALLGGLPMISEVARSSANLNNGGKTRWANFFHGLFLLVFVVALVPLIKLVPVAALAAILISVGFRLANPKEFRHMYEIGPEQLIVFVVTIIATLATDLLIGIAVGIVAEFIIQVVLGLPLKYLFNPDQYMKSNGNQHTLVINGAAVFTNYLSIKKQLDTIPQQEGQCVTVDLHHARYVDHTVMENLHNYERDFQLAGGQFNVINLDEHKPLSTHPLAARRKQPAL